In Kazachstania africana CBS 2517 chromosome 4, complete genome, the following are encoded in one genomic region:
- the PUF3 gene encoding mRNA-binding protein PUF3 (similar to Saccharomyces cerevisiae PUF3 (YLL013C); ancestral locus Anc_5.196), protein MTLLPSDDMVSNHSSNDPWYSNENQNTTTNSNNNTANIIDAELASIVSSLSALSAGNNNQQIGSFRRPSFPTSDIDSEILSMNSVDQQQTNNNMNLFDATNVMKRNAQSVGTAPPYTTNIFNSHNLKNNQSINNQLMGQQYSATVTGPLYMNDIFQNNSNNNNNNNNNSSTLRENAGFYEKFGKSLVEGTKELEAEHNVENETVDNNNFANNSSSQSTFEGYENDSYNSDMNSSGNNINENNHWNNANTSNFNSNYLQQQYLYFNQQQPYYENINNKNTKNTNNINNQAVNVMSNGFPYGVLPNFNHFPIMNPYMHPGIIYPPTNQDIINQNDNNISPPVDNNNSDDSSYDLNQKKSSSQNPQTTNDNTGKLHVNKQKNGKRDSKNQSNQQQQQQQVNPYLDQFNGVKNSKFNNKDNTNNSASTPSSSSNLALKNFNKNESRNKKKQNTSQNNNANNNYHRSALLEQVRNYKDNNNDNEKMCHLKDVFGHTLEFCQDQYGSRFIQKELSIAKSSEREVLFNEIRGYALELSNDVFGNYVIQKFFEYGSKTQKDILVDQFKGKMKDLSTQMYACRVIQKALEFIEPEQRLDLVTELDDCVLKMIKDQNGNHVIQKAIECIPITSLPFILKSLIGHIYHLSTHSYGCRVIQRLLEFGSIKDQDTILNELKDFIPYLIQDQYGNYVIQYILQFDSTNIDETKTSMMMINIKKEIIDIVSDNVVEFSKHKFASNVVEKAILYGSKDEKDRIISKILPKDKNHAANLEDNAPMILMMRDQFANYVVQKLVSVTEGEGKKLIVIAIRSYLDKLNESNSLGNRHLASVEKLANLVESVEI, encoded by the coding sequence ATGACTTTGTTACCATCTGATGATATGGTATCAAACCATTCATCAAATGATCCGTGGTATTCTAACGAAAATCAAAATACAACTACCAATTCTAATAACAACACTGCAAATATTATAGACGCCGAATTAGCTTCTATCGTATCCTCATTAAGTGCACTATCAGCTGGTAACAACAATCAACAGATCGGCTCTTTTAGAAGACCAAGTTTTCCAACTAGTGATATTGATTCagaaattctttcaatgaatagCGTAGACCAACAAcaaacaaataataatatgaacTTATTCGATGCTACAAAtgtaatgaaaagaaacgCACAATCTGTTGGTACTGCTCCTCCCTATACAACAAACATCTTCAACTCtcataatttgaaaaataatcaatCTATTAATAATCAACTTATGGGCCAACAGTATTCTGCCACTGTAACAGGTCCCCTATATAtgaatgatatttttcaaaataatagcaacaataataataataataataataatagcaGTACATTAAGAGAAAATGCTGGGttttatgaaaaatttggtaaatcTTTAGTGGAAGGTacaaaagaattagaagCTGAGCACAAcgttgaaaatgaaactgtCGATAATAACAATTTCGCAAATAATAGTAGCAGTCAATCAACTTTTGAAGGttatgaaaatgatagttACAATAGTGACATGAATAGTAGTGGTAAcaatattaatgaaaataatcaTTGGAATAATGCTAACACCagcaatttcaattcaaactATCTTCAACAACAATACTTATATTTCAATCAGCAACAACCATACTACGAAAacatcaataataaaaatacaaaaaatactaataatatcaataatcaAGCTGTAAATGTCATGTCAAATGGTTTCCCCTATGGAGttttaccaaatttcaATCATTTCCCAATAATGAATCCATATATGCATCCAGGAATTATTTATCCCCCAACTAATCAAGATATCATTAatcaaaatgataataacaTCTCGCCACCTgtagataataataatagtgaCGATTCGTCATATgatttaaatcaaaaaaagtCAAGCTCGCAAAACCCTCAGACCACTAACGACAATACTGGTAAATTACATgtaaataaacaaaaaaatggtaagaGAGATAGCAAAAATCAATCTAAtcaacagcagcagcaacagcaaGTTAATCCATATTTAGACCAATTCAACGGTGTGAAAAACAgtaaattcaataataaagataacACTAATAATTCTGCATCAACTCcgtcatcatcttctaatttagcattgaaaaatttcaataagaatgaatcaagaaataaaaagaaacaaaatacttctcaaaataataatgctaataataattatcaTAGATCAGCTTTATTAGAGCAAGTAAGAAATTACaaggataataataatgacaatgaaaaaatgtGTCACCTAAAAGATGTCTTCGGTCATACTTTAGAATTTTGTCAGGATCAATATGGTTCAAGGttcattcaaaaagaattatcaaTCGCAAAATCTTCTGAAAGAGAAGTTCTTTTCAACGAAATTAGAGGTTACGCCCTTGAACTATCAAACGATGTCTTTGGTAATTAtgttattcaaaaatttttcgaatATGGTTCAAAGACTCAAAAAGATATCTTAGTTGATCAATTTAAAGGTAAGATGAAAGATTTATCAACTCAAATGTATGCTTGTAGAGTCATTCAAAAAGCTCTAGAATTTATCGAGCCTGAACAGAGATTAGATCTAGTCACCGAATTAGATGATTGTGTCTTAAAGATGATCAAAGATCAAAATGGTAATCATGTCATTCAAAAGGCAATTGAATGTATTCCAATAACTTCCTTACCATTCATACTAAAGTCCTTGATTGGACATATCTATCATTTATCGACACATTCTTATGGTTGTCGTGTCATTCAAAGATTATTAGAATTTGGTTCCATTAAAGATCAAGATacaattttaaatgaattgaaagattttattCCTTATTTGATTCAAGATCAATATGGTAACTATGTCATTCAATACATTTTACAATTTGATTCAacaaatattgatgaaactaagacttcaatgatgatgataaacataaagaaagaaattattgatattgtaTCTGATAATGttgttgaattttcaaagcatAAATTTGCTTCAAATGTTGTTGAAAAGGCTATTTTATATGGAtctaaagatgaaaaagatagaatcatatcaaaaattttgccaAAGGATAAAAATCATGCAGCAAATCTAGAAGATAATGCACcaatgattttaatgatGAGGGATCAATTTGCCAATTATgttgttcaaaaattagTTTCTGTCACCGAAGGTGAAGGTAAAAAATTGATCGTCATAGCAATTAGATCATACTTGGACAAATtaaatgaatcaaattcattggGAAATAGGCATTTGGCTagtgttgaaaaattagctAATTTAGTTGAATCAGttgaaatataa
- the TFG1 gene encoding transcription factor IIF subunit TFG1 (similar to Saccharomyces cerevisiae TFG1 (YGR186W); ancestral locus Anc_5.193) — MSAPRRNAINRPNGIGGQPASAGGGSGINHISPFIKRDRYKRNFLRTRQNGKTGNGVSVKKEDPDLIEAREKQLLGVESSTGAAKVKREKEEEFNEFPLRAIEKEQLENMRTHLLKFQSKKKLVPSESFHLPVRLHRKDTRNLQFQLTRAEIVQRQKEISEYKKKQEQEKLGVPGVATPATTTSVTAATTAPPQPNLLTPSTAASTATTTPNVDANSISDGATTSATPAPTSDNATPIVTKLEEAGISEHPEKVGLVKYDGKEDNELLGYEPGTTDPLYDVAPDGGGRARRGNSKRKTRQLKVLDENAKKLRFEEFYPWVMEDFDGYNTWVGSYEAGNSDSYVLLSVEDDGSFTMIPADKVYKFTARNKYATLTIEEAEKRMDRKSGEVPRWLMKHLDNIGTTTTRYDRTKRRLKTVADQRGVGGDEEEHDDNSENELDYDEEFADDEEAPIIDGNEQENKESEQRIKKEMLQANVLGLRDDKEFPEEDEDDLFNEKKIDEEGERIKKALQKTELAALYSSDDELNPYLSESDIEHSEEGKNKVKKENSEEKEREKSPSKKTTIKKENSPSVRNLAPQLRVKSIKDCIIVLKGTKKILKTFPEGEWNPEQSKKRQRDIDATDRNTNTTVKVEIKQEDEISPAKEISQENTKTSIPIITEQDIIDAVGDGKVNVKEFGKAIRRSYPGPENKKLMFQLVKKLCRKVDHEHMELKN, encoded by the coding sequence ATGTCAGCACCAAGACGTAATGCTATCAATAGGCCTAATGGGATTGGCGGACAACCCGCTAGTGCTGGAGGAGGTTCTGGTATCAATCACATTTCTCCGTTCATCAAACGTGATAGATACAAGAGAAACTTTCTGAGGACAAGACAGAATGGTAAGACGGGAAATGGAGTTAGTGTTAAGAAAGAGGATCCTGACCTCATAGAAGCGAGGGAAAAACAGCTTTTAGGCGTGGAATCATCTACTGGCGCTGCTAAAGTTAAAAGggagaaagaagaagaatttaatgaattccCACTGAGAGCTATTGAAAAGGAGCAGTTAGAGAACATGAGAACtcatttattgaaatttcaaagtaaaaaaaaattagtaCCATCAGAATCTTTCCATTTACCAGTTAGATTACACAGAAAGGATACTAGGaatttacaatttcaaCTTACAAGGGCTGAAATTGTTCAGAGACAAAAGGAGATTTCTGAATATAAGAAGAAGCAAGAACAGGAAAAATTGGGTGTACCCGGCGTCGCCACACCTGCTACAACCACATCCGTCACGGCAGCAACAACGGCACCACCACAACCAAATCTATTAACACCATCTACTGCTGCATCTACTGCGACTACAACACCAAATGTTGATGCTAACTCTATAAGTGATGGTGCCACTACTAGTGCAACGCCGGCTCCAACGTCCGATAACGCTACACCGATAGTGActaaattagaagaagcaGGTATTTCAGAACATCCAGAAAAAGTCGGTTTAGTTAAATATGATGGAAAAGAGGATAACGAACTTTTGGGGTATGAACCAGGTACAACTGATCCATTATACGATGTCGCCCCAGATGGTGGTGGTCGTGCTAGAAGAGGTAACTCAAAACGTAAAACTCGTCAATTGAAAGTACTTGACGAAAATGctaaaaaattaagatttgaagaattctaTCCATGGGTGATGGAAGATTTTGATGGTTATAACACTTGGGTCGGTTCTTATGAAGCAGGTAATTCTGATTCATACGTATTACTGAGTGTAGAAGATGATGGTAGTTTTACTATGATTCCTGCAGATAAGGTTTATAAGTTTACTGCGAGAAATAAATATGCAACTTTAACTATAGAAGAAGCAGAAAAGAGAATGGATAGGAAAAGTGGTGAAGTTCCTCGTTGGTTGATGAAGCATTTAGATAACATTGGTACTACAACAACAAGGTACGATAGAACTAAAAGAAGACTGAAAACAGTGGCTGATCAACGTGGCGTAGGAGGAGACGAAGAGGAACATGATGATAattcagaaaatgaattggaTTATGACGAAGAATTTGCCGACGACGAAGAAGCTCCAATTATTGATGGCaatgaacaagaaaataaggaATCTGAGCAACgtataaagaaagaaatgcTACAAGCCAATGTACTTGGGCTGCGTGATGATAAGGAATTCcctgaagaagatgaagatgatctattcaatgaaaagaaaatagatgaagaaggtgAAAGGATAAAAAAAGCACTACAAAAGACAGAACTTGCAGCCTTGTATTcatctgatgatgaattgaacCCATATCTCTCAGAGAGTGATATTGAACATAGCGAAGAGGGTAAGAATAAAGTCAAAAAGGAAAACTcagaagagaaagagagagaaaaatctccttcaaagaaaacaactatcaaaaaagaaaattcgCCATCTGTAAGAAATTTAGCACCACAGTTAAGAGTTAAGAGCATAAAGGATTGTATCATTGTCCTAAAAGgcacaaaaaaaatcttaaAAACTTTCCCTGAAGGTGAATGGAATCCAGAACAATCAAAGAAACGTCAAAGAGACATCGACGCTACAGATAGAAATACAAATACTACTGTTAAAGTCGAAATTAAGCAAGAGGATGAAATATCTCCGGCAAAAGAGATTTCTCaagaaaatacaaaaaCCTCAATACCGATAATAACAGAACAAGATATTATTGATGCTGTAGGTGATGGTAAAGTGAACGTCAAGGAGTTTGGTAAGGCTATTAGAAGGAGTTATCCTGGCCCTgagaataaaaaattaatgtTCCAGCTCGTCAAAAAACTTTGTAGAAAGGTGGATCATGAGCATAtggaattaaaaaattga
- the HGH1 gene encoding Hgh1p (similar to Saccharomyces cerevisiae HGH1 (YGR187C); ancestral locus Anc_5.194) → MPSQLEELVSFLHSPQPAVRQIALDNLIGFSTGPASSLFKYDNFTPVKDLKELAKENSKILVQQSITILVNLCDDATMRKIIADDTEFVKYLITKIIDLKNTNADVMCILLSNLAKEDTITSVFDMVRESSKDLDEVFGSSKLIDCLMDCFVKGYDRELNKYANFDYLSYFFADIARFRRGREYFINKQEYDGVCPISKLLVFTEKYDSKTRREGVASTIKNSLFDSETHERILNDETINLLPYILLPITNSKDSEIDEEDMFNLPDELQLLPEDKVRDPVTSIICTHLESILLLCTTHASREYLRGKSVYPLIRELHKNVEDEDIGDLCYRIVNMLMRGEPEIGPVEEMPVKNAEDGDVEEDDEDEEMIEVA, encoded by the coding sequence ATGCCATCACAATTGGAAGAACTTGTGTCCTTTTTACACTCGCCTCAACCGGCTGTTAGACAAATAGCGTTAGATAATTTGATCGGTTTTAGTACCGGTCCAGCTTCGTCTTTGTTCAAATATGACAATTTCACTCCAGttaaagatttgaaagaattagcTAAGGAAAACtcgaaaattttggttCAACAATCTATAACTATTTTGGTCAACCTATGTGACGATGCTACCATGAGAAAAATCATCGCTGATGATACTGAGTTCGTCAAGTATTTGATCACAAAGATTATTGACTTGAAGAATACAAATGCCGATGTTATGTGTATTCTTTTGAGTAACTTAGCTAAGGAAGACACTATAACAAGTGTTTTTGATATGGTAAGAGAATCCTCGAAGGACTTGGACGAAGTTTTCGGAAGCTCAAAACTAATAGACTGTTTGATGGACTGTTTTGTCAAAGGTTATGATAgagaattgaataaatacGCTAACTTTGATTATTTGTCCTATTTCTTCGCCGATATTGCAAGATTCAGAAGGGGTAGAGAgtattttatcaataaacAAGAATATGACGGCGTCTGTCCAATTTCTAAACTACTCGTATTTACTGAAAAATACGACTCAAAGACAAGAAGAGAAGGTGTCGCTTCTACTATTAAAAACTCTTTGTTTGACTCAGAAACCCATGAAAGAATCCTAAATGATGAAACTATCAATCTTCTACCTTATATTTTGTTGCCAATTACAAATTCTAAGGATTCTGAGATtgacgaagaagatatGTTCAACTTACCAGATGAACTTCAATTGTTACCAGAAGACAAGGTTAGAGATCCTGTAACTTCGATTATTTGCACTCATTTAGAAAgtattttgttgttgtgtACCACGCACGCTTCAAGAGAATATTTGAGAGGGAAATCTGTCTATCCATTAATCAGAGAATTACATAAAAATgtagaagatgaagacaTTGGTGACTTATGTTACAGGATTGTTAATATGTTGATGAGAGGTGAACCAGAAATAGGTCCAGTTGAAGAAATGCCGGTTAAAAATGCTGAGGATGGCGatgttgaagaagatgatgaagatgaggaaATGATTGAAGTTGCATAA
- the EMC6 gene encoding Emc6p (similar to Saccharomyces cerevisiae YLL014W; ancestral locus Anc_5.195), which produces MNNFEKQVKSQSNIIENKKRYVTLLDKIILINGIVSGILQLESMSGFLSFIAVYLISSFLFVAFICKFRVSKYLENSIGDLIFEHIVREFLGYVMAWTFSYALIN; this is translated from the coding sequence atgaacaattttgaaaaacaagTCAAATCCCAGAGtaatatcattgaaaataagaaacGTTACGTGACCCTTTTGGATAAAATAATCTTAATAAATGGCATAGTAAGTGGTATACTGCAACTGGAGTCTATGTCAGGCTTTTTAAGTTTCATTGCTGTATACCTTATATCTAGCTTCCTCTTTGTTGCAtttatttgtaaattcAGGGTTAgtaaatatcttgaaaacTCAATTGGGGATCTGATATTTGAGCATATTGTTAGGGAATTTTTAGGTTACGTTATGGCATGGACCTTCAGTTACGCACTAATAAACTAg